A region from the Falco rusticolus isolate bFalRus1 chromosome 4, bFalRus1.pri, whole genome shotgun sequence genome encodes:
- the SREBF1 gene encoding sterol regulatory element-binding protein 1 isoform X5, whose translation MSALAFDDTALEGLAPTLGLSGGSDIDTALLSDIDDMLQLIGTPDNDFSGLFDSPFSAPDSAVPPGLPPTPGTLSTYLGPSNPPPATPTGSVYPGPTGMATFTPQPPAPLLPAPAPGVKEEPAAVPSSQPQPSVMLAPSFVPASPGQFSPQPLVGYQNQHSFSALQPGGAGQALPSPLPAPQPSQPVALSGPVQSVAPQQLLATTAPAAQPVTPQIQPVPVLLQSHFIKADSLLLTAVKTDAGSAKTSSITSLTTSACSSATPLQVPALVSGGTILATVPLVVDTEKLPINRLAPSGKPALVQSRGEKRTAHNAIEKRYRSSINDKIVELKDLVVGTEAKLNKSAILRKAIEYIRFLQQSNQKLKQENLSLKMAMQKNQSLKDLVASCSGGAKAEAPMEVVKAEVMEMLTPPHSDVGSPSHSSPLSLSGGSSNSSSDSEPDSPLCDHGKVKQEHLPPSPSSQGMLDRSRMALCAFVFLCLSFNPLASLLRGSGAPAPVGSPGTAGPGRSIMAEAGTVEEPWGWAQWLWPTLAFWALNTALVLGAVVRLFVCGEPVTRPHSEPSILFWRHRRQADLDLDRGDFAQGAQHLRTALGALGRPLPASHGDLACSLLWSLLRHLLQRLWVGRWLAARAGGLRPDPPPPAHVRQSARDAAMAYHRLHQLHLAGKQAGGHLLAINLALSAVNLAECAGDAVSVAALAEIYVAAALRVKASLHRCFHFLARPFLCSARRVALSHGGAVPPAMQWLCHPLGHRFFVDGDWAVKGVPRETIYSSAGNPVDPLAQVTQLFREHLLEKALSCVAMPEPSRPAAQGEGRFSDALEYLQLLNGCSDASSTPGPAPSISSGLAAVTGTDPVSKWWASIIGTVIHWLQGDEEGAERLYPLVETMPRVLQSSEKPLPRAALHSFRAVRAMLSKQDGSQASLSHCEKASSCLRESLELSSPPKGTIDKAVQLLLCDLLLVTRTNLWQQQMSASQQRSCLYQASALELRGFQQDLSSLRRLAQTLRPAMRRVFLHEATARLMARASPTRTHQLLDRSLRRRGVQGSKTAGEPESHPTPREHAEALLLACCYLPPSFLSGPGQRVGMLAEAARTLEKLGDRRTLHDCQQMIIKLGSGTTVTSG comes from the exons aTGAGCGCCCTCGCCTTCGACGACACGGCCCTGGAGGGGCTGGCGCCGACCCTCGGCCTCTCCGGGGGCAGCGACATCGACACGGCCCTGCTGAGCGACATCGACG ACATGCTCCAGCTGATCGGCACGCCGGACAATGACTTCTCGGGGCTGTTTGACTCACCGTTCAGTGCCCCTGACAGTGCCGTGCCCCCGGGGCTTCCCCCTACCCcaggcaccctcagcacctACCTGGGTCCCAGCAATcctccccccgccacccccaccgGCAGCGTCTACCCGGGGCCCACCGGCATGGCAACcttcaccccccagcccccagccccgctcctgccAGCGCCAGCCCCGGGTGTCAAGGAGGAGCCGGCGGCCgtgcccagcagccagccccagcccagtgTGATGCTGGCCCCCAGCTTCGTCCCTGCGTCCCCTGGCCAgttcagcccccagcccctggtgGGCTACCAGAACCAGCACAGCTTCTCCG ccctgcagccggGGGGTGCAGgccaggctctgcccagccccctgcccgccccacAGCCAAGCCAGCCTGTGGCACTGTCCGGCCCCGTGCAGAGCGTggcaccccagcagctccttgccACCACTGCCCCGGCTGCCCAGCCCGTCACACCGCAGATCCAGCCAGTGCCG GTCCTGCTGCAGTCCCATTTCATCAAGGCTGACTCCCTGCTGCTGACGGCCGTCAAGACAGATGCTGGCAGCGCCAAGACCTCCAGCATCACCTCCCTGACCAccagtgcctgcagctctgccaccccGCTGCAGGTGCCG GCACTGGTGAGCGGAGGGACCATCCTGGCCACGGTGCCGCTGGTGGTGGACACCGAGAAGCTGCCCATCAACAGGCTGGCGCCCAGCGGGAAGCCGGCActggtgcagagcaggggggaGAAGCGCACGGCGCACAATGCCATTGAGAAACGCTACCGCTCCTCCATCAACGACAAGATCGTGGAGCTCAAGGACCTGGTGGTGGGCACCGAAGCCAAG CTCAACAAGTCAGCGATCCTGAGGAAGGCGATCGAGTACATCCgcttcctgcagcagagcaacCAGAAGCTAAAGCAGGAGAACCTCTCCCTGAAGATGGCCATGCAGAAGAACC aGTCCCTGAAGGACCTGGTGGCCTCCTGCAGTGGGGGGGCCAAGGCAGAGGCCCCCATGGAGGTTGTGAAGGCAGAGGTGATGGAGATGCTGACGCCGCCACACTCGGACGTGGGCTCGCCGTCCCACAGCAGCCCACTCTCGCTCAGCGggggcagcagcaacagcagcagcgaCTCAGAGCCCGACAGCCCCCTCTGCGACCATGGcaag GTGAAGCAGGAGCACCTGCCGCCCtcacccagcagccagggcatgCTGGACCGCTCCCGCATGGCCCTCTGCGCTTTCgtcttcctctgcctctccttcaACCCCCTGGCCTCCCTCCTCCGTGGCTCTGGTGCTCCCGCTCCTGTGGGGAGCCCGGGTACCGCTGGCCCCGGCAGGAGCATCATGGCTGAGGCTGGCACTGTGG AGGAGCCGTGGGGGTGGGCGCAGTGGCTGTGGCCCACACTGGCCTTCTGGGCACTGAACACGGCGCTGGTGCTGGGGGCGGTGGTGCGGCTCTTCGTCTGCGGGGAGCCCGTCACCCGCCCCCACTCCGAGCCCTCCATCCTCTTCTGGCGGCACCGCCGGCAGGCCGACCTTGACCTTGACCGG ggggactTTGCCCAGGGGGCCCAGCACCTGCGGACGgcactgggggcactggggcgGCCCCTGCCCGCCTCCCACGGGGACCTGGcgtgcagcctgctctggagCCTGCTGCGCCACCTGCTCCAGCGCCTCTGGGTGGGCCGCTGGCTGGCCGCCCGCGCTGGGGGGCTGCGCCCcgaccccccgccccccgcccacGTCCGACAGAGCGCACGTGATGCCGCCATGGCTTACCACCGCCTGCACCAGCTCCACCTTGCCG GGAAGCAGGCTGGCGGGCACCTGCTGGCCATCAACCTGGCGCTGAGTGCCGTCAACCTGGCCGAGTGTGCTGGCGATGCCGTCTCCGTGGCTGCCCTGGCTGAGATCTACGTGGCGGCCGCCCTGCGGGTCAAGGCCAGCCTGCACCGCTGCTTCCACTTCTTGGCT CGCCCCTTCCTCTGCAGCGCCCGGCGTGTGGCCCTGTCCCATGGCGGGGCTGTGCCCCCTGCCATGCAGTGGCTCTGTCACCCTTTGGGTCACCGGTTCTTCGTTGATGGGGACTGGGCTGTCAAGGGTGTCCCGAGGGAGACCATctacagctctgctggcaaCCCAG TGGACCCGCTGGCGCAGGTGACCCAGCTGTTCCGCGAGCACCTCCTGGAGAAGGCACTGTCCTGCGTGGCCATGCCTGAGCCCAGCCgccctgctgcccagggagaggG gcGGTTCTCCGATGCCCTCGAGTACCTCCAGCTGCTCAATGGCTGCTCTGATGCCAGCAGCACGCCCGGCCCCGCACCTTCCATCAGCTCCGGCTTGGCGGCCGTCACAG gCACCGACCCCGTGTCCAAGTGGTGGGCGTCCATCATTGGCACAGTTATTCACTGGCTGCAGGGAGATGAGGAGGGGGCCGAGCGCCTCTACCCGCTGGTGGAGACCATGCCCCGGGTGCTACAGAGCTCAGA GAAGCCCCTGCCCCGCGCCGCCCTGCACTCCTTCAGAGCCGTCCGGGCCATGCTGAGCAAGCAGGATGGGAGCCAAGCCAGCCTGAGCCACTGCGAGaaggccagcagctgcctgcggGAGAGCCTGGAGCTCAGCAGCCCCCCCAAGGGCACCATTGACAag GCggtccagctcctgctgtgtgACCTGCTCCTGGTCACCCGCACCAacctgtggcagcagcagatgagTGCCAGCCAACAGCGCAGCTGCCTCTACCAGGCGTCCGCCCTGGAGCTCCGCGGCTTCCAGCAGGACCTCAGCAGCCTGCGACGCCTGGCCCAGACCCTCCGCCCTGCCATGCGCCGG GTGTTCCTGCACGAAGCCACCGCCAGGCTGATGGCCCGCGCCAGCCCCACCCGTACCCACCAGCTGCTGGACCGCAGCCTGCGGAGGAGAGGGGTGCAGGGCAGCAAGACAG CCGGTGAACCCGAGAGCCACCCTACGCCGCGGGAGCACGCCGaggccctgctgctggcctgcTGCTACCTGCCCCCCAGCTTCCTCTCGGGGCCCGGGCAGCGGGTGGGCATGCTGGCCGAGGCCGCCCGCACGCTGGAGAAGCTGGGGGACAGACGGACGCTGCACGACTGCCAGCAGATGATCATCAAGCTGGGCAGCGGCACCACCGTCACATCGGGCTag
- the SREBF1 gene encoding sterol regulatory element-binding protein 1 isoform X6, whose amino-acid sequence MSALAFDDTALEGLAPTLGLSGGSDIDTALLSDIDDMLQLIGTPDNDFSGLFDSPFSAPDSAVPPGLPPTPGTLSTYLGPSNPPPATPTGSVYPGPTGMATFTPQPPAPLLPAPAPGVKEEPAAVPSSQPQPSVMLAPSFVPASPGQFSPQPLVGYQNQHSFSALQPGGAGQALPSPLPAPQPSQPVALSGPVQSVAPQQLLATTAPAAQPVTPQIQPVPVLLQSHFIKADSLLLTAVKTDAGSAKTSSITSLTTSACSSATPLQALVSGGTILATVPLVVDTEKLPINRLAPSGKPALVQSRGEKRTAHNAIEKRYRSSINDKIVELKDLVVGTEAKLNKSAILRKAIEYIRFLQQSNQKLKQENLSLKMAMQKNQSLKDLVASCSGGAKAEAPMEVVKAEVMEMLTPPHSDVGSPSHSSPLSLSGGSSNSSSDSEPDSPLCDHGKVKQEHLPPSPSSQGMLDRSRMALCAFVFLCLSFNPLASLLRGSGAPAPVGSPGTAGPGRSIMAEAGTVEEPWGWAQWLWPTLAFWALNTALVLGAVVRLFVCGEPVTRPHSEPSILFWRHRRQADLDLDRGDFAQGAQHLRTALGALGRPLPASHGDLACSLLWSLLRHLLQRLWVGRWLAARAGGLRPDPPPPAHVRQSARDAAMAYHRLHQLHLAGKQAGGHLLAINLALSAVNLAECAGDAVSVAALAEIYVAAALRVKASLHRCFHFLARPFLCSARRVALSHGGAVPPAMQWLCHPLGHRFFVDGDWAVKGVPRETIYSSAGNPVDPLAQVTQLFREHLLEKALSCVAMPEPSRPAAQGEGRFSDALEYLQLLNGCSDASSTPGPAPSISSGLAAVTGTDPVSKWWASIIGTVIHWLQGDEEGAERLYPLVETMPRVLQSSEKPLPRAALHSFRAVRAMLSKQDGSQASLSHCEKASSCLRESLELSSPPKGTIDKAVQLLLCDLLLVTRTNLWQQQMSASQQRSCLYQASALELRGFQQDLSSLRRLAQTLRPAMRRVFLHEATARLMARASPTRTHQLLDRSLRRRGVQGSKTAGEPESHPTPREHAEALLLACCYLPPSFLSGPGQRVGMLAEAARTLEKLGDRRTLHDCQQMIIKLGSGTTVTSG is encoded by the exons aTGAGCGCCCTCGCCTTCGACGACACGGCCCTGGAGGGGCTGGCGCCGACCCTCGGCCTCTCCGGGGGCAGCGACATCGACACGGCCCTGCTGAGCGACATCGACG ACATGCTCCAGCTGATCGGCACGCCGGACAATGACTTCTCGGGGCTGTTTGACTCACCGTTCAGTGCCCCTGACAGTGCCGTGCCCCCGGGGCTTCCCCCTACCCcaggcaccctcagcacctACCTGGGTCCCAGCAATcctccccccgccacccccaccgGCAGCGTCTACCCGGGGCCCACCGGCATGGCAACcttcaccccccagcccccagccccgctcctgccAGCGCCAGCCCCGGGTGTCAAGGAGGAGCCGGCGGCCgtgcccagcagccagccccagcccagtgTGATGCTGGCCCCCAGCTTCGTCCCTGCGTCCCCTGGCCAgttcagcccccagcccctggtgGGCTACCAGAACCAGCACAGCTTCTCCG ccctgcagccggGGGGTGCAGgccaggctctgcccagccccctgcccgccccacAGCCAAGCCAGCCTGTGGCACTGTCCGGCCCCGTGCAGAGCGTggcaccccagcagctccttgccACCACTGCCCCGGCTGCCCAGCCCGTCACACCGCAGATCCAGCCAGTGCCG GTCCTGCTGCAGTCCCATTTCATCAAGGCTGACTCCCTGCTGCTGACGGCCGTCAAGACAGATGCTGGCAGCGCCAAGACCTCCAGCATCACCTCCCTGACCAccagtgcctgcagctctgccaccccGCTGCAG GCACTGGTGAGCGGAGGGACCATCCTGGCCACGGTGCCGCTGGTGGTGGACACCGAGAAGCTGCCCATCAACAGGCTGGCGCCCAGCGGGAAGCCGGCActggtgcagagcaggggggaGAAGCGCACGGCGCACAATGCCATTGAGAAACGCTACCGCTCCTCCATCAACGACAAGATCGTGGAGCTCAAGGACCTGGTGGTGGGCACCGAAGCCAAG CTCAACAAGTCAGCGATCCTGAGGAAGGCGATCGAGTACATCCgcttcctgcagcagagcaacCAGAAGCTAAAGCAGGAGAACCTCTCCCTGAAGATGGCCATGCAGAAGAACC aGTCCCTGAAGGACCTGGTGGCCTCCTGCAGTGGGGGGGCCAAGGCAGAGGCCCCCATGGAGGTTGTGAAGGCAGAGGTGATGGAGATGCTGACGCCGCCACACTCGGACGTGGGCTCGCCGTCCCACAGCAGCCCACTCTCGCTCAGCGggggcagcagcaacagcagcagcgaCTCAGAGCCCGACAGCCCCCTCTGCGACCATGGcaag GTGAAGCAGGAGCACCTGCCGCCCtcacccagcagccagggcatgCTGGACCGCTCCCGCATGGCCCTCTGCGCTTTCgtcttcctctgcctctccttcaACCCCCTGGCCTCCCTCCTCCGTGGCTCTGGTGCTCCCGCTCCTGTGGGGAGCCCGGGTACCGCTGGCCCCGGCAGGAGCATCATGGCTGAGGCTGGCACTGTGG AGGAGCCGTGGGGGTGGGCGCAGTGGCTGTGGCCCACACTGGCCTTCTGGGCACTGAACACGGCGCTGGTGCTGGGGGCGGTGGTGCGGCTCTTCGTCTGCGGGGAGCCCGTCACCCGCCCCCACTCCGAGCCCTCCATCCTCTTCTGGCGGCACCGCCGGCAGGCCGACCTTGACCTTGACCGG ggggactTTGCCCAGGGGGCCCAGCACCTGCGGACGgcactgggggcactggggcgGCCCCTGCCCGCCTCCCACGGGGACCTGGcgtgcagcctgctctggagCCTGCTGCGCCACCTGCTCCAGCGCCTCTGGGTGGGCCGCTGGCTGGCCGCCCGCGCTGGGGGGCTGCGCCCcgaccccccgccccccgcccacGTCCGACAGAGCGCACGTGATGCCGCCATGGCTTACCACCGCCTGCACCAGCTCCACCTTGCCG GGAAGCAGGCTGGCGGGCACCTGCTGGCCATCAACCTGGCGCTGAGTGCCGTCAACCTGGCCGAGTGTGCTGGCGATGCCGTCTCCGTGGCTGCCCTGGCTGAGATCTACGTGGCGGCCGCCCTGCGGGTCAAGGCCAGCCTGCACCGCTGCTTCCACTTCTTGGCT CGCCCCTTCCTCTGCAGCGCCCGGCGTGTGGCCCTGTCCCATGGCGGGGCTGTGCCCCCTGCCATGCAGTGGCTCTGTCACCCTTTGGGTCACCGGTTCTTCGTTGATGGGGACTGGGCTGTCAAGGGTGTCCCGAGGGAGACCATctacagctctgctggcaaCCCAG TGGACCCGCTGGCGCAGGTGACCCAGCTGTTCCGCGAGCACCTCCTGGAGAAGGCACTGTCCTGCGTGGCCATGCCTGAGCCCAGCCgccctgctgcccagggagaggG gcGGTTCTCCGATGCCCTCGAGTACCTCCAGCTGCTCAATGGCTGCTCTGATGCCAGCAGCACGCCCGGCCCCGCACCTTCCATCAGCTCCGGCTTGGCGGCCGTCACAG gCACCGACCCCGTGTCCAAGTGGTGGGCGTCCATCATTGGCACAGTTATTCACTGGCTGCAGGGAGATGAGGAGGGGGCCGAGCGCCTCTACCCGCTGGTGGAGACCATGCCCCGGGTGCTACAGAGCTCAGA GAAGCCCCTGCCCCGCGCCGCCCTGCACTCCTTCAGAGCCGTCCGGGCCATGCTGAGCAAGCAGGATGGGAGCCAAGCCAGCCTGAGCCACTGCGAGaaggccagcagctgcctgcggGAGAGCCTGGAGCTCAGCAGCCCCCCCAAGGGCACCATTGACAag GCggtccagctcctgctgtgtgACCTGCTCCTGGTCACCCGCACCAacctgtggcagcagcagatgagTGCCAGCCAACAGCGCAGCTGCCTCTACCAGGCGTCCGCCCTGGAGCTCCGCGGCTTCCAGCAGGACCTCAGCAGCCTGCGACGCCTGGCCCAGACCCTCCGCCCTGCCATGCGCCGG GTGTTCCTGCACGAAGCCACCGCCAGGCTGATGGCCCGCGCCAGCCCCACCCGTACCCACCAGCTGCTGGACCGCAGCCTGCGGAGGAGAGGGGTGCAGGGCAGCAAGACAG CCGGTGAACCCGAGAGCCACCCTACGCCGCGGGAGCACGCCGaggccctgctgctggcctgcTGCTACCTGCCCCCCAGCTTCCTCTCGGGGCCCGGGCAGCGGGTGGGCATGCTGGCCGAGGCCGCCCGCACGCTGGAGAAGCTGGGGGACAGACGGACGCTGCACGACTGCCAGCAGATGATCATCAAGCTGGGCAGCGGCACCACCGTCACATCGGGCTag
- the SREBF1 gene encoding sterol regulatory element-binding protein 1 isoform X1, with product MSALAFDDTALEGLAPTLGLSGGSDIDTALLSDIDDMLQLIGTPDNDFSGLFDSPFSAPDSAVPPGLPPTPGTLSTYLGPSNPPPATPTGSVYPGPTGMATFTPQPPAPLLPAPAPGVKEEPAAVPSSQPQPSVMLAPSFVPASPGQFSPQPLVGYQNQHSFSALQPGGAGQALPSPLPAPQPSQPVALSGPVQSVAPQQLLATTAPAAQPVTPQIQPVPVLLQSHFIKADSLLLTAVKTDAGSAKTSSITSLTTSACSSATPLQVPALVSGGTILATVPLVVDTEKLPINRLAPSGKPALVQSRGEKRTAHNAIEKRYRSSINDKIVELKDLVVGTEAKLNKSAILRKAIEYIRFLQQSNQKLKQENLSLKMAMQKNQSLKDLVASCSGGAKAEAPMEVVKAEVMEMLTPPHSDVGSPSHSSPLSLSGGSSNSSSDSEPDSPLCDHGKVKQEHLPPSPSSQGMLDRSRMALCAFVFLCLSFNPLASLLRGSGAPAPVGSPGTAGPGRSIMAEAGTVEEPWGWAQWLWPTLAFWALNTALVLGAVVRLFVCGEPVTRPHSEPSILFWRHRRQADLDLDRGDFAQGAQHLRTALGALGRPLPASHGDLACSLLWSLLRHLLQRLWVGRWLAARAGGLRPDPPPPAHVRQSARDAAMAYHRLHQLHLAGKQAGGHLLAINLALSAVNLAECAGDAVSVAALAEIYVAAALRVKASLHRCFHFLARPFLCSARRVALSHGGAVPPAMQWLCHPLGHRFFVDGDWAVKGVPRETIYSSAGNPVDPLAQVTQLFREHLLEKALSCVAMPEPSRPAAQGEGRFSDALEYLQLLNGCSDASSTPGPAPSISSGLAAVTGEASVPPPSKGYFTWGATGVANALLLCPSHPTGTDPVSKWWASIIGTVIHWLQGDEEGAERLYPLVETMPRVLQSSEKPLPRAALHSFRAVRAMLSKQDGSQASLSHCEKASSCLRESLELSSPPKGTIDKAVQLLLCDLLLVTRTNLWQQQMSASQQRSCLYQASALELRGFQQDLSSLRRLAQTLRPAMRRVFLHEATARLMARASPTRTHQLLDRSLRRRGVQGSKTAGEPESHPTPREHAEALLLACCYLPPSFLSGPGQRVGMLAEAARTLEKLGDRRTLHDCQQMIIKLGSGTTVTSG from the exons aTGAGCGCCCTCGCCTTCGACGACACGGCCCTGGAGGGGCTGGCGCCGACCCTCGGCCTCTCCGGGGGCAGCGACATCGACACGGCCCTGCTGAGCGACATCGACG ACATGCTCCAGCTGATCGGCACGCCGGACAATGACTTCTCGGGGCTGTTTGACTCACCGTTCAGTGCCCCTGACAGTGCCGTGCCCCCGGGGCTTCCCCCTACCCcaggcaccctcagcacctACCTGGGTCCCAGCAATcctccccccgccacccccaccgGCAGCGTCTACCCGGGGCCCACCGGCATGGCAACcttcaccccccagcccccagccccgctcctgccAGCGCCAGCCCCGGGTGTCAAGGAGGAGCCGGCGGCCgtgcccagcagccagccccagcccagtgTGATGCTGGCCCCCAGCTTCGTCCCTGCGTCCCCTGGCCAgttcagcccccagcccctggtgGGCTACCAGAACCAGCACAGCTTCTCCG ccctgcagccggGGGGTGCAGgccaggctctgcccagccccctgcccgccccacAGCCAAGCCAGCCTGTGGCACTGTCCGGCCCCGTGCAGAGCGTggcaccccagcagctccttgccACCACTGCCCCGGCTGCCCAGCCCGTCACACCGCAGATCCAGCCAGTGCCG GTCCTGCTGCAGTCCCATTTCATCAAGGCTGACTCCCTGCTGCTGACGGCCGTCAAGACAGATGCTGGCAGCGCCAAGACCTCCAGCATCACCTCCCTGACCAccagtgcctgcagctctgccaccccGCTGCAGGTGCCG GCACTGGTGAGCGGAGGGACCATCCTGGCCACGGTGCCGCTGGTGGTGGACACCGAGAAGCTGCCCATCAACAGGCTGGCGCCCAGCGGGAAGCCGGCActggtgcagagcaggggggaGAAGCGCACGGCGCACAATGCCATTGAGAAACGCTACCGCTCCTCCATCAACGACAAGATCGTGGAGCTCAAGGACCTGGTGGTGGGCACCGAAGCCAAG CTCAACAAGTCAGCGATCCTGAGGAAGGCGATCGAGTACATCCgcttcctgcagcagagcaacCAGAAGCTAAAGCAGGAGAACCTCTCCCTGAAGATGGCCATGCAGAAGAACC aGTCCCTGAAGGACCTGGTGGCCTCCTGCAGTGGGGGGGCCAAGGCAGAGGCCCCCATGGAGGTTGTGAAGGCAGAGGTGATGGAGATGCTGACGCCGCCACACTCGGACGTGGGCTCGCCGTCCCACAGCAGCCCACTCTCGCTCAGCGggggcagcagcaacagcagcagcgaCTCAGAGCCCGACAGCCCCCTCTGCGACCATGGcaag GTGAAGCAGGAGCACCTGCCGCCCtcacccagcagccagggcatgCTGGACCGCTCCCGCATGGCCCTCTGCGCTTTCgtcttcctctgcctctccttcaACCCCCTGGCCTCCCTCCTCCGTGGCTCTGGTGCTCCCGCTCCTGTGGGGAGCCCGGGTACCGCTGGCCCCGGCAGGAGCATCATGGCTGAGGCTGGCACTGTGG AGGAGCCGTGGGGGTGGGCGCAGTGGCTGTGGCCCACACTGGCCTTCTGGGCACTGAACACGGCGCTGGTGCTGGGGGCGGTGGTGCGGCTCTTCGTCTGCGGGGAGCCCGTCACCCGCCCCCACTCCGAGCCCTCCATCCTCTTCTGGCGGCACCGCCGGCAGGCCGACCTTGACCTTGACCGG ggggactTTGCCCAGGGGGCCCAGCACCTGCGGACGgcactgggggcactggggcgGCCCCTGCCCGCCTCCCACGGGGACCTGGcgtgcagcctgctctggagCCTGCTGCGCCACCTGCTCCAGCGCCTCTGGGTGGGCCGCTGGCTGGCCGCCCGCGCTGGGGGGCTGCGCCCcgaccccccgccccccgcccacGTCCGACAGAGCGCACGTGATGCCGCCATGGCTTACCACCGCCTGCACCAGCTCCACCTTGCCG GGAAGCAGGCTGGCGGGCACCTGCTGGCCATCAACCTGGCGCTGAGTGCCGTCAACCTGGCCGAGTGTGCTGGCGATGCCGTCTCCGTGGCTGCCCTGGCTGAGATCTACGTGGCGGCCGCCCTGCGGGTCAAGGCCAGCCTGCACCGCTGCTTCCACTTCTTGGCT CGCCCCTTCCTCTGCAGCGCCCGGCGTGTGGCCCTGTCCCATGGCGGGGCTGTGCCCCCTGCCATGCAGTGGCTCTGTCACCCTTTGGGTCACCGGTTCTTCGTTGATGGGGACTGGGCTGTCAAGGGTGTCCCGAGGGAGACCATctacagctctgctggcaaCCCAG TGGACCCGCTGGCGCAGGTGACCCAGCTGTTCCGCGAGCACCTCCTGGAGAAGGCACTGTCCTGCGTGGCCATGCCTGAGCCCAGCCgccctgctgcccagggagaggG gcGGTTCTCCGATGCCCTCGAGTACCTCCAGCTGCTCAATGGCTGCTCTGATGCCAGCAGCACGCCCGGCCCCGCACCTTCCATCAGCTCCGGCTTGGCGGCCGTCACAGGTGAGGCCAgtgtccccccccccagcaaggGATACTTCACGTGGGGGGCCACCGGAGTGGCGAACGCCCTGCTCCTAtgtccctcccaccccacaggCACCGACCCCGTGTCCAAGTGGTGGGCGTCCATCATTGGCACAGTTATTCACTGGCTGCAGGGAGATGAGGAGGGGGCCGAGCGCCTCTACCCGCTGGTGGAGACCATGCCCCGGGTGCTACAGAGCTCAGA GAAGCCCCTGCCCCGCGCCGCCCTGCACTCCTTCAGAGCCGTCCGGGCCATGCTGAGCAAGCAGGATGGGAGCCAAGCCAGCCTGAGCCACTGCGAGaaggccagcagctgcctgcggGAGAGCCTGGAGCTCAGCAGCCCCCCCAAGGGCACCATTGACAag GCggtccagctcctgctgtgtgACCTGCTCCTGGTCACCCGCACCAacctgtggcagcagcagatgagTGCCAGCCAACAGCGCAGCTGCCTCTACCAGGCGTCCGCCCTGGAGCTCCGCGGCTTCCAGCAGGACCTCAGCAGCCTGCGACGCCTGGCCCAGACCCTCCGCCCTGCCATGCGCCGG GTGTTCCTGCACGAAGCCACCGCCAGGCTGATGGCCCGCGCCAGCCCCACCCGTACCCACCAGCTGCTGGACCGCAGCCTGCGGAGGAGAGGGGTGCAGGGCAGCAAGACAG CCGGTGAACCCGAGAGCCACCCTACGCCGCGGGAGCACGCCGaggccctgctgctggcctgcTGCTACCTGCCCCCCAGCTTCCTCTCGGGGCCCGGGCAGCGGGTGGGCATGCTGGCCGAGGCCGCCCGCACGCTGGAGAAGCTGGGGGACAGACGGACGCTGCACGACTGCCAGCAGATGATCATCAAGCTGGGCAGCGGCACCACCGTCACATCGGGCTag